A genomic window from Anaerobranca gottschalkii DSM 13577 includes:
- a CDS encoding xanthine phosphoribosyltransferase: MEFLQQQIQKYGKIVSKDIVKVDSFLNHQLQPKIIEKIADEFIGEFSKYNPTKILTIEASGIAIAMVMGIKTGLPVVFAKKKKPVTLSGECYSSNIYSYTKKETNSIVVSKEFIQKGDRVIIVDDFLAMGSAVLGLIDIVEQGEGEVVGIGIAVEKGFQKGGELLREKGYNLKSLAIIEKIEGDKIFFRN, translated from the coding sequence ATGGAATTTTTACAGCAGCAAATTCAGAAATACGGTAAAATAGTTTCTAAAGATATTGTAAAAGTAGATTCTTTTTTAAATCATCAGCTTCAGCCCAAAATTATCGAAAAAATAGCCGATGAGTTTATTGGAGAATTTTCTAAGTATAACCCCACGAAAATTTTAACAATTGAAGCATCGGGAATAGCTATAGCAATGGTTATGGGAATTAAAACAGGTCTACCAGTTGTTTTTGCTAAAAAGAAAAAACCTGTTACATTATCAGGAGAATGTTATTCCAGTAATATTTACTCATACACAAAAAAAGAAACAAATTCTATAGTAGTTTCAAAGGAATTTATTCAAAAAGGAGATAGGGTTATTATAGTTGACGATTTCTTAGCTATGGGCTCAGCGGTTTTAGGACTGATTGATATTGTTGAACAAGGTGAAGGTGAAGTTGTAGGTATCGGTATAGCTGTAGAAAAAGGTTTTCAAAAGGGGGGAGAACTTCTCAGGGAGAAGGGTTACAATTTAAAATCTTTAGCTATTATTGAGAAGATAGAAGGAGATAAAATTTTTTTTAGAAATTAG
- a CDS encoding YjjW family glycine radical enzyme activase, whose product MDYKGLVTKIIPFSFVDGPGNRMAIFLQGCNFNCGYCHNPETINYCNNCGSCVEVCPSGALTIQNSKVNYSKEKCGDCDMCISHCPHFSTPKARKMATSEVMSEIKGVEPFIQGITISGGECTLQWKFIRELFIKVKEETKLTTFIDSNGYFSQEALFGLLPVTDGFMLDLKGASSAIHQQITGKDNKRVLENIKTVYEKGKLYQLRYVVVPTVNDGEEIEVLAQRIKEIAKDLPLVLIPFRKYGVKGKYKDLSGATIKLLEDIKELLLKRGLTNIDIRSE is encoded by the coding sequence ATGGATTATAAAGGGCTAGTGACAAAAATAATTCCCTTTTCCTTTGTAGATGGCCCTGGAAATAGAATGGCGATTTTTCTACAAGGTTGTAATTTTAATTGTGGCTATTGCCATAATCCTGAGACTATAAATTATTGTAATAACTGTGGTAGTTGTGTTGAAGTTTGTCCCAGTGGGGCATTAACTATACAAAATTCTAAAGTTAACTATTCTAAAGAAAAGTGTGGGGACTGTGATATGTGTATCAGCCACTGTCCCCATTTTTCTACACCAAAGGCTAGGAAAATGGCTACTTCGGAGGTAATGTCAGAGATTAAAGGGGTAGAACCATTTATCCAAGGAATAACTATTTCCGGTGGTGAATGTACTTTACAATGGAAGTTTATCAGGGAGTTATTTATAAAAGTTAAAGAAGAAACTAAATTAACGACCTTTATTGATAGTAATGGGTATTTTTCCCAAGAAGCCCTTTTTGGGTTACTACCAGTTACCGATGGCTTCATGTTAGATTTAAAAGGGGCAAGTTCTGCTATCCATCAACAAATTACTGGTAAAGATAATAAAAGGGTATTAGAAAATATTAAAACTGTTTATGAAAAGGGGAAGTTATATCAACTAAGGTACGTAGTAGTACCTACAGTAAATGATGGAGAAGAAATTGAAGTTTTAGCCCAGAGAATAAAGGAAATAGCAAAAGACTTACCTTTAGTTTTAATACCCTTTAGAAAATATGGTGTAAAGGGAAAATATAAAGATTTATCAGGAGCTACCATTAAGTTGCTTGAAGATATAAAGGAGTTACTTTTGAAAAGAGGATTAACAAATATTGATATTAGGAGTGAGTAG
- a CDS encoding YjjI family glycine radical enzyme, which translates to MDRKGQVYDIITNRSLTYRQKKHLLAVQGENILDYPNLSSETWEYYQKKVLCDLYEGNAPYRPRYILPDYNLLFSKGSTFLNLKPPTDLFEAIQSLIIMYTNVPSITGQPVYLGNIDQLLEPFTKGLDEDYIYKMIKWFLISIDRIIADGFAHMNIGPEETLIGKLILKAERELKQSVPNLSFKYCKERTSEEFLLEAVNTALITGKPHFHNHQLISEQVGNYGIVSCYNNLKIGGGSHTLVRINLLKLAREAKDLEDFLNSKLKDIAKSAVEMVNARARFLVEEVKYFETDFLAEEGFISLDNFTSMVGVFALAEAVNYFSEGKYGLDQNANRLGLEIIHALDKYLKEHPGLYCKGSGDRVVLHAQSGISEDVEETAGTRIPIGDEPPLFQHLNAVIPFHKYFVSGTSDIFIFDKTIRQNPQALADIIKGSMDKGLRTFTVNVGDSDLIRVTGYLIKRTDLENYRKGVKNKDSSANLGAEAIENQRILNRKVNKYGL; encoded by the coding sequence ATGGATAGAAAAGGACAAGTATACGATATTATAACAAATAGATCATTAACTTATCGGCAAAAAAAACATCTATTAGCAGTTCAAGGAGAAAATATTTTAGATTATCCAAATTTAAGTAGTGAGACATGGGAATATTATCAGAAAAAGGTTCTCTGTGACCTATACGAAGGAAATGCCCCTTACCGCCCTAGATATATTTTGCCAGATTATAATTTGCTGTTTAGTAAAGGCTCTACTTTTTTAAACCTCAAACCACCAACAGATTTATTTGAAGCTATCCAATCCCTAATTATAATGTACACCAATGTACCTTCTATTACTGGTCAACCGGTATATTTAGGTAATATAGACCAATTATTAGAACCCTTTACTAAAGGGTTAGATGAAGATTATATTTACAAAATGATTAAATGGTTTTTAATCAGCATTGATAGAATTATTGCCGACGGTTTTGCCCATATGAACATTGGTCCAGAAGAAACACTAATAGGAAAGTTGATTTTAAAAGCAGAAAGGGAATTAAAACAAAGTGTTCCCAACCTTTCCTTCAAATATTGTAAAGAAAGGACATCTGAGGAATTTTTGTTAGAAGCAGTTAATACTGCTTTAATTACAGGGAAACCCCATTTTCACAACCATCAATTGATTAGTGAACAAGTGGGAAATTACGGAATAGTAAGTTGTTATAACAATTTAAAAATTGGTGGCGGAAGTCATACTTTAGTTAGAATTAACTTATTAAAGTTAGCTAGGGAAGCTAAGGATTTAGAAGATTTTCTCAATAGTAAATTAAAGGATATAGCCAAATCCGCTGTAGAAATGGTTAACGCTAGGGCGAGATTTTTAGTAGAAGAAGTAAAATACTTCGAAACAGACTTTTTAGCGGAAGAAGGTTTTATAAGTTTAGATAATTTTACTTCAATGGTAGGAGTATTCGCTTTAGCAGAAGCTGTTAATTATTTTTCAGAAGGAAAGTACGGCCTAGACCAAAATGCCAATAGGTTAGGCCTAGAAATAATCCATGCATTAGATAAATATCTAAAGGAACACCCTGGATTATATTGCAAAGGTAGTGGTGATAGAGTTGTTCTCCACGCCCAATCAGGAATATCTGAAGATGTTGAAGAAACAGCGGGAACAAGGATCCCCATTGGAGATGAGCCACCACTATTCCAACACCTTAATGCTGTAATTCCCTTCCACAAATACTTCGTATCGGGAACCAGTGATATTTTTATCTTTGACAAAACTATCAGGCAAAATCCCCAAGCTCTGGCTGATATAATCAAAGGAAGTATGGATAAAGGGTTAAGGACTTTTACTGTAAACGTAGGCGACAGTGATTTGATAAGGGTAACCGGTTATTTAATTAAACGGACTGATTTAGAAAACTATCGTAAAGGGGTAAAGAATAAAGATTCATCTGCAAATTTAGGGGCAGAAGCTATAGAAAACCAGAGGATATTAAATAGGAAAGTGAACAAGTATGGATTATAA
- a CDS encoding GNAT family N-acetyltransferase, with product MEVVKLTKGLDVNILFQDMIKNYQREFGKGVGKYIQNKLDIIQFGEIPAYLLKNGDEIVGYFEYEKVAENKVCFYVLYVTKRYRKKEVVQYFVKHTLLKLQEEGINHFVAHINPLSTLPLEVSLTGCGFKKYLRNEMSIKLRDFNPTLNLEVYPFDVKYLDKLKSLMILVFKDTIDSQIYSEFFTLKGQEGVLKRIFTGFYGRFLANNSLILVEQGEVIGYALVTAKDCHTAFLMDFGIHPRFQGKGYGKNLLYYLSNSLRKENYKYLNLAVTEENTRAYNLYKKFGFSIVGEFTIYML from the coding sequence ATGGAAGTAGTTAAATTAACTAAGGGTTTAGATGTTAATATTTTATTTCAAGATATGATTAAAAATTATCAAAGGGAATTTGGTAAAGGGGTAGGAAAGTATATTCAAAACAAACTGGATATAATCCAGTTTGGAGAAATCCCGGCCTACTTATTGAAAAATGGAGATGAGATAGTAGGTTATTTTGAATACGAAAAGGTAGCAGAAAATAAGGTTTGTTTTTATGTATTATATGTAACTAAAAGGTATAGAAAGAAGGAAGTTGTTCAATATTTTGTTAAACATACTTTGCTAAAATTGCAGGAAGAAGGGATCAACCATTTTGTTGCCCATATTAACCCTTTATCAACCCTTCCTTTAGAAGTTAGTCTAACAGGCTGTGGCTTTAAAAAATATCTCAGAAATGAGATGAGTATAAAATTAAGGGACTTTAACCCTACTTTAAATTTAGAAGTATATCCCTTTGATGTTAAATATTTAGATAAGTTAAAGTCCTTGATGATTTTAGTTTTTAAAGACACTATTGATTCCCAAATTTACTCGGAATTTTTTACTCTAAAAGGACAAGAGGGAGTACTAAAAAGGATTTTTACAGGATTTTATGGCAGGTTTTTAGCAAATAATTCACTAATCTTAGTGGAACAGGGGGAAGTTATTGGATATGCCTTGGTAACGGCAAAGGACTGTCATACAGCCTTTTTAATGGATTTTGGTATCCATCCTCGGTTTCAAGGAAAAGGTTATGGAAAAAATCTGTTATACTACTTGAGCAATAGTTTACGGAAGGAAAATTATAAGTACTTAAACTTAGCTGTGACAGAGGAAAATACTAGGGCATATAACTTATACAAAAAATTTGGTTTCAGTATAGTAGGAGAATTTACTATATATATGTTATAA
- a CDS encoding ABC transporter ATP-binding protein, whose product MVHEEEVIGKAYDSRLMKRLLKYAKPYWKTFAISILLLMIITVIDLARPYLVKIAIDDYIFTNPYVVVEKGFEEADRYPGIQFKGKYFIKEKYLPESYRDYPRYIIESSEEGYYLVPVNFSGESIPLSRSEYLAFRQLDIDGLTKLGFIFVLIVFLGFGLNYIQVYLLHKTGQKIIYNLREEIFTHLQKMSLSFFDKNPVGRLVTRVTNDTETLNEMFTGVLVNLFKDIFILLGIMIIMLRLNLRLALTVFSILPFVLLASLFFRIKAREAYREVRTRLARINANIAENISGMKIVQIFNQQQKKFNQFDEINKGYLDASLKEIKVFAVYRPFIDLLYYLALTILIWFGGGSVLRGTLEFGVLYAFVSYVQMFFQPINDLTEKYNILQASMASSERIFQLLDKEEDIKNPPNPVPLTKVEGKIEFKNVWFAYNEGEWVLRDVSFTINPGETVAFVGATGAGKTSIISLISRFYDIQKGEILIDGVNIKDVDQQELRKHIGVVLQDVFLFSGNVKENIRLNNENITDEDIKRIARTINAHHFIEKLPNKYEEEVQERGSTFSAGQRQLLAFARALAFDPAILVLDEATANIDTETEELIQKALTKLIEGRTTIVVAHRLSTIQNADKIIVMHKGKVREMGTHQELLEKGGLYYDLYQLQYKEQTV is encoded by the coding sequence ATGGTACATGAAGAAGAGGTTATAGGTAAAGCCTATGATTCCCGTTTGATGAAAAGGTTGTTAAAATATGCAAAACCTTATTGGAAAACATTTGCAATATCTATTTTGCTATTGATGATTATAACTGTTATAGATTTAGCTAGGCCATATCTCGTAAAGATAGCAATAGATGACTATATTTTTACAAATCCCTATGTCGTTGTGGAAAAGGGCTTTGAAGAAGCAGACAGATATCCTGGGATCCAATTTAAAGGGAAGTATTTTATAAAAGAAAAATATTTACCGGAAAGTTATAGGGACTATCCCCGCTATATTATCGAAAGTTCTGAAGAAGGATACTATCTAGTTCCCGTTAACTTTTCTGGAGAATCTATCCCCCTTTCTAGGTCTGAATATTTAGCCTTTAGGCAATTAGATATAGATGGATTAACTAAACTAGGATTTATTTTTGTGTTAATTGTCTTTTTAGGTTTTGGATTAAATTATATCCAAGTTTATCTCCTCCATAAAACAGGTCAAAAGATTATCTATAACTTGAGGGAAGAAATTTTTACTCACTTACAGAAAATGTCTTTAAGTTTTTTTGATAAAAACCCGGTAGGTCGATTAGTTACCAGGGTTACTAACGATACTGAGACATTAAATGAAATGTTTACAGGTGTTTTAGTAAATTTATTTAAAGATATCTTTATTTTATTAGGTATAATGATTATAATGCTAAGGCTTAATTTGAGGTTAGCCCTAACAGTATTTTCTATTTTACCCTTCGTTCTCTTGGCTTCTCTGTTTTTCAGAATTAAAGCTAGGGAAGCTTATCGGGAAGTTAGGACTAGGTTAGCCAGAATAAATGCTAATATCGCTGAAAATATTTCAGGAATGAAAATTGTTCAAATTTTTAATCAGCAACAAAAAAAGTTTAACCAATTCGATGAAATTAACAAAGGATATTTAGATGCTTCATTAAAGGAAATCAAAGTCTTTGCAGTATATCGCCCTTTTATTGATCTCCTTTATTATTTAGCTTTAACTATTTTAATTTGGTTCGGTGGTGGTTCAGTACTTAGAGGAACATTAGAATTTGGTGTTTTATATGCCTTTGTAAGTTATGTTCAAATGTTCTTTCAACCTATAAATGACCTTACGGAAAAATATAATATTTTACAAGCTTCCATGGCTTCTTCGGAAAGGATTTTCCAGCTTTTAGATAAAGAAGAGGATATTAAAAATCCTCCCAATCCAGTGCCTTTAACAAAAGTAGAAGGAAAAATCGAGTTTAAAAATGTTTGGTTTGCCTATAATGAAGGGGAATGGGTTCTTAGGGATGTTAGTTTTACTATAAATCCTGGAGAAACTGTGGCCTTTGTAGGGGCAACGGGGGCGGGTAAAACTTCTATTATCAGTTTAATAAGCCGTTTTTACGATATTCAAAAAGGGGAAATTCTTATCGATGGGGTAAATATTAAAGATGTGGATCAACAAGAATTAAGAAAACATATCGGAGTTGTGTTACAAGATGTATTTTTATTTAGCGGGAATGTTAAAGAAAATATCCGTTTAAATAACGAAAATATAACCGATGAAGATATTAAAAGAATTGCCCGAACCATCAATGCCCATCATTTTATAGAAAAATTACCTAATAAATATGAAGAAGAGGTACAAGAGAGGGGTTCAACCTTTTCCGCAGGACAAAGACAATTATTGGCATTTGCTAGGGCTTTAGCCTTTGACCCTGCCATATTGGTATTAGATGAAGCTACCGCTAATATCGATACAGAGACAGAAGAGCTTATTCAGAAAGCTTTAACCAAGTTAATTGAAGGTAGGACAACTATTGTGGTAGCCCATAGATTGTCTACTATTCAAAATGCCGATAAGATAATAGTTATGCATAAAGGAAAGGTAAGGGAAATGGGTACACATCAGGAGCTATTAGAAAAAGGTGGGCTATATTACGACCTGTATCAGTTGCAATATAAAGAACAGACCGTGTAA